A stretch of the Takifugu flavidus isolate HTHZ2018 chromosome 1, ASM371156v2, whole genome shotgun sequence genome encodes the following:
- the col5a2a gene encoding collagen, type V, alpha 2a: protein MSSVHLRILVFLLISIAQVLIVTCQDGNSGDDVSCSADGQVYTNRDIWKPEPCRICVCDNGQVLCDEIQCDELSNCEKMMIPEGECCPVCQADSSNSGRPDTFDGARVYKGQKGEPGDVPVVPGIRGRPGPMGPPGSPGERGSRGNKGRPGLRGSAGYDGEPGVPGQPGEPGPPGHPSHPGGIGAQMASGFDGKSGPQGMLSGSRGEAGTRGPPGPSGSPGQAGAQGPPGEVGDPGHMGPSGQRGPEGLMGKPGEDGEPGKPGNNGEMGFSGSPGARGFPGMPGPPGLKGHKGHLGILGQKGENGAVGSKGATGPHGPMGAPGPMGPAGMPGERGRSGPSGTPGKRGVPGSVGKPGSIGPLGLSGPSGYPGTPGMKGQPGPTGVRGPQGPQGQRGETGHLGRPGPLGLGGPIGTDGGPGAKGPVGNLGPQGPSGHLGPPGPPGPQGSTGQPGIKGQLGDVGLPGFKGEAGPKGEPGPPGSQGVIGPQGEEGKRGQRGDPGSVGPPGPVGERGASGNRGFPGADGLPGPKGAQGDRGISGPPGPKGSLGDPGRTGEPGLPGARGLTGTPGVQGAEGKPGPLGAAGEDGRPGPAGPIGNRGPSGIMGSTGPKGFSGDPGKTGEQGSPGVAGQRGPPGKDGEVGPAGPPGPSGVAGERGEQGPPGVNGFQGLPGNQGPPGESGKPGDVGIPGELGAVGQIGPRGERGNPGERGELGPNGLQGPKGIPGAPGPDGPKGSPGPPGAIGDAGPPGLQGMPGERGISGPPGPKGERGTLGEKGSEGTAGNDGARGSPGPVGPPGSAGPSGEKGEPGPKGPHGPPGSRGTPGSRGDPGPIGPTGFSGAPGPDGQPGVKGEVGEPGQKGDAGSPGPQGLAGAHGPPGPVGVAGLKGGRGTQGAPGPTGFPGSAGRVGPPGPTGPLGEPGPLGAPGKEGPRGLRGDYGAPGKQGERGPPGPSGSPGDKGDSGEDGPTGPDGPPGPAGTTGQRGIVGLPGQRGERGMPGLPGPGGPPGKQGSAGQSGEKGPPGPVGVPGAKGPRGDPGPDGPAGSDGPPGKDGVLGQRGDRGDPGPEGLIGSQGLPGPAGPVGSQGGPGRRGDIGSRGPVGPPGAAGKRGLVGPQGPRGDKGDLGDHGERGQKGHRGFTGLQGLPGPPGTTGEQGATGIVGPSGQRGPPGPIGPSGKEGLIGGPGPMGPPGTRGISGEVGPEGPPGEPGPQGPPGPPGPPTSAPDELFDGNMDYDSGPPPPPEFSEDEALPNSNSSTIVPVDPGILATLKALSSQISNMKSPDGSRKHPARTCDDLKRCYPMKKSGEYWVDPNQGSVEDAIKVYCNMDTGETCIAANPTSIPRKVWWNSSKNKPVWFGADINRGTHFVYGNKDQLANTITVQMTFIRLLSKEASQTITYHCKNSVAYKDQKTGNLKKAIILKGANDLELKAEGNSRFRYTVLEDSCSESNGKWGKTVFEYRTQKTPRLPIVDIAPVDIGGPDQEFGIDIGPVCFL, encoded by the exons GCGATGATGTGAGCTGCTCAGCGGACGGCCAGGTGTACACCAACAGGGACATCTGGAAGCCGGAACCATGCCGGATCTGCGTGTGCGACAATGGTCAGGTCCTGTGTGACGAGATCCAGTGTGATGAGCTGAGTAACTGTGAGAAGATGATGATCCCTGAGGGCGAGTGCTGCCCCGTTTGTCAGGCGGACTCGTCCAACAGCGGTCGGCCGGACACCTTTG ATGGAGCCAGGGTTTACAAG GGTCAGAAGGGAGAACCTGGTGACGTTCCAGTT GTTCCTGGCATCAGAGGCCGTCCTGGACCAATG GGACCCCCAGGGTCTCCAGGAGAACGGGGATCCCGAGGAAACAAAGGAAGGCCT GGACTGCGGGGGTCTGCAGGTTATGATGGTGAGCCCGGTGTACCAGGTCAGCCTGGTGaaccagggcctccaggtcATCCCTCCCATCCAGGA ggcaTTGGTGCACAGATGGCTTCAGGGTTCGATGGCAAATCAGGACCTCAGGGAATGCTGAGTGGCTCAAGG GGAGAGGCTGGAACACGAGGACCCCCTGGGCCTAGTGGCTCACCA GGTCAAGCTGGAGCCCAAGGACCTCCTGGAGAAGTTGGAGATCCAGGACACATG GGGCCATCTGGGCAGAGAGGACCAGAAGGCCTAATGGGGAAACCAGGTGAAGAT GGAGAACCAGGCAAACCAGGAAACAATGGAGAAATGGGATTTTCAGGCTCACCA GGAGCCAGAGGATTTCCAGGAATGCCAGGACCTCCTGGCCTGAAGGGTCACAAG GGACACCTTGGAATTCTTGGCCAGAAGGGTGAAAATGGAGCAGTGGGATCAAAG GGTGCTACAGGTCCACATGGTCCAATGGGAGCACCAGGTCCTATG GGTCCTGCTGGGATGCCAGGAGAGAGAGGACGTTCTGGACCCAGTGGTACACCC GGTAAACGTGGTGTGCCTGGCTCTGTTGGAAAACCTGGATCAATA GGTCCTCTGGGTCTCAGTGGGCCTTCTGGATATCCAGGAACTCCAGGAATGAAG GGACAACCTGGTCCTACTGGAGTCCGAGGTCCACAGGGTCCacaaggacaaagaggagagacTGGTCACCTGGGAAGACCTGGTCCATTGGGCCTTGGG GGACCCATAGGTACAGATGGTGGCCCAGGTGCCAAAGGACCAGTG GGCAATCTTGGTCCACAAGGTCCAAGTGGGCATCTTGGACCTCCTGGTCCACCTGGACCTCAGGGAAGCACAGGCCAACCTGGTATTAAAGGACAACTG GGAGATGTTGGTCTTCCAGGTTTCAAAGGAGAGGCTGGACCTAAAGGAGAGCCT GGTCCACCAGGCTCCCAGGGAGTGATTGGACCTCAGGGTGAGGAGGGTAAGCGGGGACAACGTGGAGACCCTGGCTCTGTGGGCCCTCCTGGACCCGTTGGTGAAAGA GGAGCTTCTGGTAACCGAGGATTCCCTGGTGCTGACGGACTGCCAGGACCAAAG GGTGCTCAAGGAGATCGTGGAATATCTGGTCCACCAGGACCAAAAGGTTCCCTGGGAGACCCTGGTCGTACAGGAGAACCTGGTTTACCAGGTGCAAGG GGTCTTACTGGTACCCCTGGAGTCCAGGGAGCAGAGGGCAAGCCAGGACCACTG ggagcagcaggagaggatggTCGTCCTGGTCCAGCAGGGCCCATTGGGAATCGAGGGCCATCTGGAATCATGGGATCAACCGGACCCAAAGGCTTTAGT gGTGATCCAGGAAAAACAGGTGAACAAGGATCTCCAGGAGTGGCAGGTCAAAGG GGCCCTCCAGGGAAAGATGGAGAGGTCGGCCCTGCTGGTCCCCCTGGACCATCT GGTgtagcaggagagagaggagagcaaggACCCCCAGGTGTGAACGGATTTCAG GGTTTACCTGGAAATCAAGGCCCTCCTGGTGAATCTGGAAAACCTGGCGATGTT GGTATTCCTGGAGAGCTGGGTGCTGTGGGACAGATTGGACCAAGG GGTGAACGTGGAAATcctggtgagagaggagagctggGTCCAAATGGTCTTCAAGGACCTAAGGGTATTCCTGGAGCACCTGGTCCAGATGGTCCAAAG GGCAGTCCTGGACCACCTGGTGCAATTGGTGATGCTGGTCCTCCAGGTCTTCAGGGAATGCCAGGAGAGAGGGGTATATCTGGCCCTCCAGGTCCCAAAGGTGAAAGG GGCACGCTTGGAGAGAAAGGATCAGAAGGTACAGCTGGAAATGATGGTGCAAGA GGATCTCCTGGTCCTGTTGGCCCTCCAGGATCTGCTGGACCCAGTGGtgaaaag GGGGAACCTGGACCCAAAGGCCCACACGGACCCCCGGGATCCAGAGGAACTCCA GGATCAAGGGGTGACCCAGGTCCAATCGGTCCCACTGGATTTTCCGGAGCCCCT GGTCCTGATGGCCAGCCTGGAGTCAAGGGAGAGGTTGGTGAGCCCGGCCAGAAAGGAGATGCTGGATCACCTGGACCCCAAGGTTTGGCTGGAGCTCATGGACCTCCT GGCCCAGTTGGTGTTGCTGGCCTGAAAGGTGGAAGAGGAACTCAGGGTGCACCT GGGCCCACTGGTTTCCCTGGATCTGCAGGACGAGTTGGCCCACCAGGTCCAACT GGACCACTTGGAGAGCCTGGACCTCTTGGTGCTCCAGGAAAAGAGGGTCCTCGTGGTCTTCGTGGAGATTATGGAGCACCTGGAAAACAAGGAGAGCGAGGGCCACCAGGACCATCTGGTAGCCCAGGAGACAAGGGGGACTCTGGGGAAGACGGACCCACT GGTCCTGATGGACCCCCAGGCCCAGCTGGAACTACAGGGCAGAGAGGCATTGTGGGTCTTccaggtcagagaggagagcgTGGAATGCCAGGCCTTCCAGGACCAGGG GGCCCACCAGGAAAACAGGGATCAGCTGGACAATCTGGAGAGAAAGGCCCTCCAGGTCCAGTTGGTGTCCCTGGTGCTAAAGGACCCCGTGGGGATCCTGGTCCTGAT GGTCCGGCAGGATCTGATGGCCCACCAGGCAAAGATGGTGTTCTTGGACAAAGG GGTGACAGAGGAGACCCTGGTCCAGAGGGATTGATTGGTTCCCAGGGACTTCCAGGCCCTGCGGGTCCTGTTGGTTCACAAGGTGGtccaggaaggagaggagacatt GGCTCCAGAGGACCTGTCGGCCCACCTGGTGCAGCTGGAAAGAGGGGATTAGTG GGGCCGCAAGGACCTCGGGGTGATAAGGGAGACCTTGGTGATcatggagagagaggacagaaaggACATCGAGGATTCACTGGTTTGCAGGGTCTTCCTGGACCTCCA GGTACAACAGGTGAGCAGGGAGCCACAGGAATTGTGGGACCAAGTGGACAAAGG GGGCCTCCTGGACCTATTGGACCTTCTGGAAAGGAGGGACTCATTGGAGGACCAGGACCAATGGGACCCCCTGGAACTCGTGGAATCAGTGGAGAAGTTGGACCAGAG GGACCCCCAGGAGAACCTGGGCCCCAAGGTCCCCCTGGTCCCCCAGGACCCCCTACATCTGCTCCGGATGAGTTGTTTGATGGCAACATGGATTATGACTccggccctcctcctcctcctgagttCAGTGAAGATGAGGCTCTTCCGAACAGCAACTCCTCCACCATTGTTCCTGTGGACCCTGGCATCCTGGCCACTCTGAAGGCCCTCAGCAGCCAAATTAGCAACATGAAAAGCCCTGATGGCAGCAGGAAACACCCAGCGAGAACCTGTGATGACCTTAAGAGATGCTACCCCATGAAAAAGAGTG GAGAGTACTGGGTGGATCCAAACCAAGGCAGTGTGGAGGATGCTATTAAAGTCTACTGCAACATGGACACCGGCGAGACCTGCATCGCAGCTAACCCAACCAGCATACCCCGTAAAGTGTGGTGGAACTCTTCCAAGAACAAACCCGTGTGGTTCGGAGCCGACATCAACAGAGGAACTCAC TTTGTGTATGGCAACAAAGATCAGTTGGCCAACACCATCACAGTTCAGATGACTTTCATCCGCCTGCTCTCCAAAGAGGCATCTCAGACCATCACCTATCACTGCAAGAACTCCGTGGCCTACAAGGATCAGAAGACAGGCAACTTGAAGAAAGCTATAATCCTCAAGGGTGCAAATGATCTGGAACTCAAAGCAGAAGGAAACAGCCGCTTCAGATACACAGTCCTGGAGGACTCCTGCTCA GAATCAAACGGCAAGTGGGGCAAGACAGTGTTTGAGTACAGGACACAGAAAACACCGAGACTTCCTATCGTGGACATTGCCCCTGTGGACATTGGTGGCCCAGATCAAGAGTTCGGCATCGACATCGGGCCAGTGTGCTTCTTGTAA